From the Natrarchaeobaculum aegyptiacum genome, one window contains:
- a CDS encoding RAD55 family ATPase translates to MYDLVDVVPASRIEPGTNVLVTGPPMTGKRSLAYEILLEGAVRGDGSIVVSTKDSAENVLEEFTSRADASDADVGVVDCVTKQRGVGTVDDDPRVKYASSPVDMTGIGIKLSEFLQDFYEDRGVTENRVLLHSVSTLLMYSDLQTVFRFLHVFTGRIQSADALGLYVIDSTAHDDQTMNTLKQLFDGLITVDEGDGDEPAIDTVGL, encoded by the coding sequence CGGCATCTCGGATCGAGCCCGGGACGAACGTCCTCGTGACGGGCCCGCCGATGACCGGAAAGCGAAGCCTCGCTTACGAAATTCTCCTCGAGGGTGCGGTCCGGGGTGACGGTTCGATCGTCGTCTCGACGAAAGATAGCGCCGAGAACGTACTCGAGGAATTTACCTCACGAGCGGACGCGTCCGACGCAGACGTGGGGGTCGTCGACTGCGTCACGAAACAACGCGGCGTCGGGACGGTCGATGACGACCCTCGGGTCAAGTACGCGTCCTCGCCAGTCGACATGACCGGGATCGGGATCAAGCTCTCGGAGTTTTTACAGGATTTTTACGAGGATCGGGGCGTTACGGAGAACCGGGTTCTGTTGCACTCTGTCTCGACGCTCCTGATGTACTCCGATCTGCAGACCGTGTTTCGATTCCTCCACGTGTTCACCGGTCGGATTCAGAGCGCGGACGCTCTCGGTCTGTACGTCATCGACTCGACGGCACACGACGACCAGACCATGAACACGCTGAAACAGCTGTTCGACGGCCTCATCACCGTCGACGAGGGCGACGGCGACGAACCGGCCATCGACACCGTCGGCCTCTGA
- a CDS encoding CoA-binding protein yields MPLEEDDEIEAVLEYETVAVVGCSTTPGKAAHDVPAYLAEHGYEVIPVNPYADEVLDREAVDSLLAVDEEIDVVCVFRPSEEVDGIVDAALERDDVSVIWTQLGIRDDDAAARAEADGRSVVQDRCMKVEHRRLAA; encoded by the coding sequence ATGCCACTCGAGGAAGACGACGAGATCGAGGCGGTGCTCGAGTACGAGACGGTTGCGGTCGTCGGCTGTTCGACGACGCCGGGGAAGGCGGCCCACGACGTGCCGGCGTACCTCGCCGAACACGGGTACGAGGTGATCCCCGTCAATCCCTACGCTGACGAGGTGCTCGATCGGGAGGCGGTCGACTCGCTGTTGGCAGTCGACGAGGAGATCGACGTGGTCTGCGTCTTCAGGCCCAGCGAAGAGGTCGACGGAATCGTCGATGCAGCCCTCGAGCGAGACGACGTGTCGGTGATCTGGACGCAACTGGGTATTCGTGACGACGACGCCGCCGCGCGGGCAGAAGCCGACGGTCGGTCGGTCGTCCAGGACCGGTGTATGAAGGTCGAACATCGACGACTCGCAGCCTGA
- a CDS encoding DUF5798 family protein, whose product MGLGSTAKKIQTLSESAEAMYKQVQQLQQRIVNLEGEVDDTHDTVKRLDHQVTEQRALLLAIAEEQGLDADAILADAAIDDADEPETAPDPDDPEASEDASTDEREESEDATAD is encoded by the coding sequence ATGGGACTCGGCAGCACCGCAAAGAAGATTCAAACCCTCTCAGAGAGCGCCGAAGCGATGTACAAGCAGGTCCAGCAACTCCAGCAACGGATCGTCAACCTCGAGGGCGAGGTCGACGACACCCACGACACCGTCAAGCGGCTGGACCATCAGGTCACCGAACAGCGAGCGTTACTGCTGGCGATCGCAGAAGAACAGGGACTCGACGCCGACGCGATCCTCGCCGACGCTGCGATCGACGACGCAGACGAACCGGAGACGGCCCCAGACCCGGACGACCCCGAGGCGAGCGAGGACGCCTCGACCGACGAACGCGAGGAGAGCGAAGACGCGACCGCTGACTGA
- a CDS encoding PQQ-dependent sugar dehydrogenase, whose protein sequence is MEPSQERPRPRREPRSRTGPGSTRRGALAAIGGGLTAALAGCVDALETSVDDPFAVETVVDGLAHPWAMAIVPGDSRLLVTEREGRLSLVDREGGSHTEVDGAPVVYVTGQGGLLDVALHPDFPDDPRVYLTYSIANDDGESTTAVGRARLEADDGDDPELTDGTELYVAEPWLDSSGHFGSRAVFGPDDRLYVSVGDRREDGFDAEHVSQDRSNDLGTTLRLEPDGSIPDDNPFVDDEDAVDAIYTYGHRNAQGMTVHPETDELWQSEHGEEDGDELNVLEAGSNYGWPIAHYGCAYGTDEPIGDEPADRDDVVDPVYYWKCGSGGFPPAGMTFYDGDTFPEWQGDLLVGNLAGQYLGRFSVDGTDVSEKDRLLEGRGWRIRDVVVAPDTGDVYVAVDDGDAPIVRLTPQE, encoded by the coding sequence ATGGAACCGAGTCAGGAGCGCCCTCGACCTCGGCGCGAACCCCGCTCGAGGACCGGCCCCGGGTCCACACGTCGAGGCGCGCTCGCAGCCATCGGCGGCGGACTCACTGCGGCACTCGCCGGCTGTGTCGATGCCCTCGAGACGAGCGTCGACGACCCGTTCGCGGTCGAGACGGTCGTCGACGGGCTCGCACACCCGTGGGCGATGGCCATCGTTCCCGGGGACTCGCGACTGCTCGTCACCGAGCGCGAGGGTCGGCTCTCACTGGTGGACCGCGAAGGGGGGAGCCACACCGAAGTCGACGGTGCGCCGGTCGTCTACGTGACGGGACAGGGTGGGTTGCTCGACGTCGCACTCCACCCCGACTTTCCGGACGACCCGCGGGTGTACCTGACGTACTCGATCGCGAACGACGACGGCGAGTCGACGACGGCAGTCGGCCGCGCCCGACTCGAGGCCGACGACGGAGACGACCCCGAACTCACCGACGGCACCGAACTGTACGTCGCCGAGCCGTGGCTCGACTCGAGCGGCCACTTCGGCTCACGCGCCGTCTTCGGCCCCGACGACCGGCTGTACGTCTCGGTCGGCGACCGACGGGAAGACGGCTTCGACGCCGAGCACGTCTCTCAGGACCGCTCAAACGACCTCGGGACGACGCTCCGGCTCGAGCCCGACGGTTCGATCCCGGACGACAACCCGTTCGTCGACGATGAAGATGCCGTCGACGCCATCTACACCTACGGTCACCGGAACGCCCAGGGGATGACGGTCCACCCCGAAACGGACGAACTCTGGCAGAGCGAACACGGTGAAGAAGACGGCGACGAACTCAACGTGCTCGAGGCTGGCAGCAACTACGGCTGGCCGATCGCTCACTACGGCTGTGCGTACGGGACCGACGAACCCATCGGTGACGAGCCGGCCGACCGCGACGACGTGGTCGACCCCGTCTACTACTGGAAGTGTGGCTCCGGTGGATTTCCACCGGCGGGAATGACGTTCTACGACGGCGATACTTTCCCGGAGTGGCAGGGCGACCTCCTCGTCGGAAATCTCGCTGGACAGTACCTCGGTCGCTTCAGCGTCGACGGAACCGACGTCTCGGAGAAAGATCGTCTGCTCGAGGGCCGAGGCTGGCGAATCAGGGACGTCGTGGTGGCCCCGGATACCGGTGACGTCTACGTCGCCGTCGACGACGGGGACGCACCGATCGTTCGGCTGACGCCCCAGGAGTGA
- a CDS encoding LolA family protein, whose product MDRQRIALGLVVLAATVTLAGCSAISIPGADGTSGEPDPVDVFEGAFVHSDDLEAVSGERTMLVSDGEATTSETVAVAERPYVEYRSEVLESAVPDREGDVYVSNATGSWWYYPDSNVVHEYRADEPYDSDEVRAARADEADRQADLYDVEYLGTETVADREAHVVDVTAANETVTEGLSLLVGDTEFVFALETVNPEAELEVVEQRLWIDVEYDYPLREEVVIEDDDGTEYLLREWFESVDFEDDVDDETFVFEPPANATVHE is encoded by the coding sequence ATGGATCGGCAGCGAATCGCGCTCGGTCTCGTCGTGCTGGCAGCGACGGTCACCCTCGCTGGCTGTAGCGCCATCAGTATTCCCGGGGCCGACGGGACCAGCGGGGAGCCCGACCCGGTCGACGTCTTCGAGGGTGCGTTCGTCCACAGCGACGACCTCGAGGCCGTCAGCGGCGAGCGGACGATGCTCGTGTCAGACGGCGAGGCGACCACGAGTGAAACCGTCGCGGTCGCCGAACGACCGTACGTCGAGTACCGCAGCGAGGTGCTCGAGTCGGCAGTTCCCGACCGCGAGGGGGACGTCTACGTCTCGAACGCGACGGGGTCGTGGTGGTACTATCCCGACTCGAACGTCGTCCACGAATATCGGGCCGACGAGCCGTACGATAGCGACGAGGTCCGGGCCGCCCGGGCCGACGAAGCCGACCGACAGGCGGACCTCTACGACGTCGAGTACCTCGGAACCGAAACCGTCGCCGACCGCGAGGCCCACGTCGTCGACGTGACGGCGGCAAACGAAACCGTCACCGAGGGGCTCTCCTTGCTCGTCGGCGACACCGAGTTCGTCTTCGCCCTCGAGACCGTGAACCCGGAAGCTGAACTCGAGGTCGTCGAGCAACGCCTCTGGATCGACGTCGAGTACGACTACCCGCTCCGCGAGGAGGTCGTCATCGAGGACGACGACGGGACCGAGTACCTGCTCCGAGAGTGGTTCGAGTCGGTCGACTTCGAAGACGACGTCGACGACGAGACGTTCGTGTTCGAGCCGCCGGCGAATGCGACCGTCCACGAGTGA
- a CDS encoding YhbY family RNA-binding protein: protein MDQQERKRRAHDLDVTVWVGKSGIEAVVDELDDQLTNEDLVKVKFLRAARSGSSTEEKAETLADRVDAELFETRGHTAVFYR, encoded by the coding sequence ATGGACCAGCAGGAGCGCAAACGTCGCGCCCACGATCTGGACGTCACCGTCTGGGTTGGCAAGAGTGGCATCGAAGCCGTCGTCGACGAACTCGACGACCAACTCACGAACGAAGACCTCGTGAAGGTGAAGTTCCTCCGGGCGGCTCGATCCGGCAGCTCGACCGAAGAGAAAGCAGAGACCCTCGCCGACCGCGTCGACGCAGAGCTGTTCGAGACCCGCGGACACACCGCCGTTTTCTACCGATAG
- a CDS encoding transposase — translation MVETTEATQVTRAASSMLFPELEFGIAANGTYPSEDFQQVLARIAFDNEFANTGAKAYQLARGDDIAIDATARNPLARALLYHLRGLDADAVDDQFDRVRDAILDEAARNRVFTRPVDVAIDVHDWLYYGDKETPHVCTTNPAQGTDRAYKFATVCIVDPSVRFTLGSVALEGSDTDELADALRQLVSDVREYVEINRLYLDRGFYRVHLALALEELDVEFLMRAPQTQKVQQFIDDHDSDTFIAEYEMARSNPPTGRTTVRLVVVPHRTRNDDHFCLVTNRDLDVGTDVEIARPLAEAYRRRWGIETSYRKITEFLPRTSSPTFSVRLFYFLFAVALYNLWVLTNLLVTSRRAVGTDPVVPTALFRAFLGQIPYG, via the coding sequence ATGGTCGAGACAACTGAGGCAACGCAGGTGACTCGTGCAGCGTCGTCGATGCTGTTTCCAGAACTTGAGTTCGGGATCGCTGCGAACGGCACCTATCCGAGCGAGGACTTCCAGCAAGTCCTCGCTCGGATCGCATTCGACAATGAATTCGCCAATACTGGTGCGAAAGCCTATCAGCTCGCCCGTGGCGACGATATCGCCATTGACGCAACCGCTCGAAATCCGCTCGCACGAGCGCTCCTCTACCATCTACGTGGACTCGACGCGGACGCGGTCGACGATCAGTTCGACCGCGTCCGCGACGCAATCCTCGACGAAGCCGCTCGCAACCGCGTGTTTACCAGGCCAGTAGACGTCGCAATCGACGTTCACGACTGGCTCTATTACGGGGACAAAGAGACTCCTCACGTCTGTACAACGAATCCAGCGCAGGGCACCGATCGCGCGTACAAGTTCGCTACCGTCTGTATCGTCGATCCGAGCGTCCGTTTCACGCTTGGATCGGTAGCCTTGGAGGGCAGCGATACCGACGAGTTGGCGGATGCACTCCGCCAACTCGTCTCAGACGTCCGCGAGTATGTCGAAATCAACCGCCTTTATCTCGATCGTGGCTTCTATCGTGTTCACCTCGCCCTAGCGCTCGAAGAACTCGACGTTGAGTTCCTCATGCGTGCGCCGCAAACACAAAAGGTACAGCAATTTATTGATGACCACGACAGCGACACGTTCATTGCAGAGTACGAGATGGCTCGGTCGAATCCGCCGACGGGCCGAACGACAGTCCGGCTCGTCGTCGTTCCGCATCGAACACGAAATGACGACCACTTCTGTCTGGTTACCAACCGCGATCTCGACGTCGGCACTGACGTCGAGATCGCCCGGCCACTGGCTGAAGCATATCGCCGTCGTTGGGGAATCGAAACGTCCTATCGCAAGATTACGGAGTTTCTCCCGAGAACGTCGTCACCGACGTTCTCAGTACGGCTCTTTTACTTCCTGTTCGCCGTCGCGCTGTACAATCTGTGGGTGTTGACGAACCTGCTCGTGACGTCCCGCCGGGCGGTCGGGACGGATCCAGTCGTCCCGACCGCCCTGTTTCGCGCGTTTCTCGGGCAAATACCGTACGGGTAG
- a CDS encoding ribonuclease P protein component 4: protein MSQSRVREFCSRRDTSNPKVAVPERSGMTVAAERIDRLENLARAAAKAGDEDRAREYVRLARRIAERNRLTLPRTFRRFTCDECDTYLVPGENARVRLQRGHVVITCSCGAHARYPYDT, encoded by the coding sequence GTGAGCCAGTCGCGTGTTCGCGAGTTCTGCTCCCGACGCGACACCAGTAACCCCAAGGTGGCCGTCCCCGAACGATCTGGCATGACCGTCGCCGCCGAACGGATCGACCGGCTCGAGAACCTCGCTCGAGCGGCGGCGAAAGCCGGGGACGAGGATCGTGCCAGAGAGTACGTTCGACTGGCACGACGGATCGCCGAACGGAATCGACTCACCCTCCCCCGAACGTTTCGACGGTTTACCTGCGACGAGTGTGATACCTACCTCGTCCCCGGCGAAAACGCACGGGTCAGGCTCCAGCGTGGACACGTCGTGATCACCTGTTCCTGTGGCGCTCACGCGCGGTATCCGTACGACACCTGA
- a CDS encoding ABC transporter substrate-binding protein yields MCGSPRPSNRDSSGVDRRSLLAATGVGLSVATSGCIRQVRSAINRDDPEQLSLTITTRTADGDRESIQLARAVRTALERAGIAVDLDMRSEEEFFRSVLINQDFDVYVGQHPGDVDPDVLYEALHSRFVEEAGWQNPFGLSSRPIDERLEAQRLAPEDEREAEVEALLEAFVAEQPFVPICAREEFRLVRTDRFGGWNAGHPATRLGYLGLEVHDDASQLRIVHTDARVSKNLNPLSAEYREVGVFADLCYDSLATETGDGAVVPWLASSFEYDDGGDAEGDETGGRLEVELREDCSFHDGESVTVDDVVFTYQFLRDTTRGTADYPAPTPRFRGRVSIVDEVTVLDRDEGRLAFSVSADEPVAERALLVPILPEHVWADRDGRPDIPGVQIAEGTTDALVTDDVPPVGSGPYQFAVRSEREHVTFERYDDHFTTREDVSLPGPTAAELRVQIDPRSTSAIELVETDAADVTSLPLESYVVGDVLESESIEGNGDVEVLESPSWSFYHLGFNLRRAPFGNPNFRQVVARLLDRETLIADVFDGYARPTVVPVTEEWTPDSLAWDDGPPDPVGSFLGSDGTVDPGAAREAFEDAGFGYGDDGRLRVRR; encoded by the coding sequence ATGTGCGGATCCCCACGGCCCTCCAATCGCGACTCGAGCGGGGTCGACCGTCGATCGCTTCTCGCGGCGACGGGAGTCGGTCTCTCGGTGGCGACGAGTGGCTGCATCAGGCAGGTTCGGAGCGCGATCAACCGGGACGACCCCGAGCAGCTCTCGCTGACGATCACCACGCGAACCGCTGACGGCGACCGCGAGAGCATCCAGCTCGCACGGGCGGTCAGGACCGCACTCGAGCGCGCGGGAATCGCCGTCGACCTCGACATGCGATCGGAAGAGGAGTTCTTCCGGTCGGTGCTGATCAACCAGGACTTCGACGTGTACGTCGGACAACACCCGGGTGACGTCGATCCGGACGTTCTCTACGAAGCCCTCCACTCCCGGTTCGTCGAAGAGGCCGGCTGGCAGAACCCGTTCGGCCTCTCGAGCCGACCGATCGACGAGCGCCTCGAGGCCCAGCGGTTGGCCCCGGAAGACGAGCGTGAGGCGGAAGTCGAGGCACTGCTCGAGGCGTTCGTCGCCGAACAGCCGTTCGTCCCGATCTGTGCCCGCGAGGAGTTCCGGCTCGTCCGGACGGACCGTTTCGGGGGCTGGAACGCGGGACACCCGGCGACGCGACTCGGATACCTCGGGCTCGAGGTCCACGACGACGCGAGTCAGCTTCGGATCGTCCATACGGACGCGCGCGTGTCGAAAAATCTGAATCCGCTCTCGGCGGAGTACCGGGAGGTGGGCGTCTTCGCCGACCTCTGCTACGATTCGCTCGCGACCGAAACCGGCGACGGCGCAGTCGTGCCGTGGCTGGCCTCGTCGTTCGAGTACGACGACGGTGGCGACGCCGAAGGCGACGAAACCGGGGGACGACTCGAGGTCGAACTCCGCGAGGACTGTTCCTTCCACGACGGGGAATCGGTAACCGTCGACGACGTGGTGTTCACCTACCAGTTCCTGCGAGACACGACGCGCGGAACCGCCGATTACCCGGCCCCGACGCCGCGCTTTCGCGGCCGGGTATCGATCGTCGACGAGGTGACCGTTCTCGACCGTGACGAGGGTCGACTCGCGTTCTCGGTGTCGGCGGACGAACCGGTCGCCGAGCGTGCGCTTCTGGTCCCGATTCTCCCCGAACACGTCTGGGCCGACCGGGACGGACGGCCCGATATCCCGGGCGTCCAGATCGCCGAGGGGACGACCGACGCACTCGTGACCGACGACGTACCGCCGGTCGGCAGCGGCCCCTACCAGTTCGCAGTGCGCAGCGAGCGCGAACACGTCACGTTCGAACGCTACGACGATCACTTCACCACCCGTGAAGACGTCTCGCTGCCCGGACCGACGGCGGCCGAACTGCGCGTCCAGATCGACCCCCGGAGCACGTCCGCGATCGAACTCGTCGAGACCGACGCCGCCGACGTCACGAGCCTTCCCCTCGAGAGCTACGTCGTCGGCGACGTCCTCGAGTCCGAGTCGATCGAGGGCAACGGCGACGTCGAGGTGCTCGAGTCGCCGTCGTGGTCGTTCTACCACCTCGGATTCAACCTCCGGCGGGCACCGTTCGGGAACCCGAACTTCCGGCAGGTCGTCGCCAGGTTGCTCGACCGCGAGACGCTGATCGCGGACGTGTTCGACGGTTACGCCCGGCCGACGGTCGTGCCGGTCACCGAGGAGTGGACCCCCGACTCGCTCGCGTGGGACGATGGACCTCCAGACCCGGTCGGTTCGTTCCTCGGGAGCGACGGCACGGTCGATCCCGGGGCGGCACGTGAGGCGTTCGAGGACGCGGGATTCGGCTACGGTGACGACGGAAGGCTCCGGGTGAGACGCTGA
- a CDS encoding phosphatase PAP2 family protein encodes MLTQVLIQIAIVVSLLVLLGLGLIVGRERLRRTRFEWRSRVRAVAPIAVVLVGVLSFNDVAREGGPDVSWLIQWNLTWTIYDLEGQFVLWLQSFETAWLTAYFSWIYIYGYVFLLVFPVVAYFALSETRPLRELLAAYTLNYSLGLVIYVFIIAYGPRNLMPELVDALLYDTYPQYQHLTRQVNRNTNVFPSLHTSLAVTVSLLAYRTREFYPRWNYVAGFLGFSVATSTMYLGIHWAIDVVAGAMLAYVSVRLAGSLVGRWSISAFLGDRFGSLSVRRPFGAGFGRSHDADSGNTSGTESESRSDVETGARSESSTESEAEYN; translated from the coding sequence ATGCTCACGCAAGTCCTGATCCAGATTGCGATCGTCGTGAGCCTCCTCGTCCTCCTCGGGCTCGGACTGATAGTCGGTCGCGAACGACTTCGCCGAACTCGGTTCGAGTGGCGCTCGCGGGTCCGAGCGGTCGCACCCATCGCGGTCGTGCTGGTGGGCGTCCTGTCGTTCAACGACGTCGCTCGAGAGGGTGGTCCGGACGTCTCGTGGCTCATCCAGTGGAACCTCACGTGGACGATCTACGACCTCGAGGGGCAGTTCGTCCTCTGGTTGCAGTCGTTCGAGACGGCGTGGCTGACCGCGTACTTCTCGTGGATCTACATCTACGGCTACGTCTTCTTGCTCGTGTTCCCGGTCGTCGCGTACTTCGCGCTCTCCGAGACGCGGCCGCTGCGAGAGTTACTGGCGGCCTACACCCTGAACTACTCGCTCGGGCTGGTGATCTACGTCTTCATCATCGCCTACGGGCCGCGAAACCTGATGCCGGAACTGGTCGACGCACTGTTGTACGATACGTATCCCCAGTATCAGCACCTCACGAGGCAGGTCAACCGGAACACGAACGTCTTCCCGTCGCTGCACACCTCGCTCGCGGTGACCGTGTCGCTACTCGCCTATCGAACGCGCGAGTTCTACCCGCGCTGGAACTACGTCGCCGGGTTCCTCGGGTTCTCGGTCGCCACGTCGACGATGTATCTCGGCATCCACTGGGCGATCGACGTCGTCGCTGGCGCGATGCTCGCGTACGTGAGCGTTCGGCTGGCCGGTTCGCTCGTCGGTCGCTGGTCGATCTCGGCGTTCCTCGGGGACCGGTTCGGTTCGCTGTCGGTGCGTCGTCCGTTCGGGGCAGGTTTCGGCCGCAGTCACGACGCCGATTCCGGGAACACGTCCGGGACGGAATCCGAGTCACGGTCGGACGTCGAGACCGGCGCACGGTCCGAGTCCAGTACTGAATCCGAAGCCGAGTACAACTAG
- a CDS encoding MGMT family protein has translation MDEVTDAGIYARESSYLDRYVQVGVASGRVLTVSFPEQADDDAEPDHPILEQLFEYLDGLEPVTFENVQVALTVPTDQRAVLESVREIPYGDQVGVEALARMTPELDPDDGDDLVLVRTALDENPAPILIPDHRVRDGPSAAPPAVEQKLRSLEEL, from the coding sequence ATGGACGAGGTTACGGACGCGGGTATCTACGCGCGCGAATCGTCGTATCTCGACCGGTACGTACAGGTCGGCGTCGCCAGCGGACGGGTCCTGACCGTCTCGTTCCCGGAGCAGGCGGACGACGACGCAGAACCCGACCACCCGATCCTCGAGCAACTCTTCGAGTACCTGGATGGGCTCGAGCCCGTCACCTTCGAGAACGTGCAGGTCGCGCTGACCGTTCCGACGGACCAGCGGGCTGTGCTCGAGTCAGTCCGGGAGATTCCCTACGGCGATCAGGTCGGCGTGGAGGCGCTGGCCCGGATGACGCCGGAACTCGACCCGGACGATGGAGACGACCTGGTGCTGGTCAGGACCGCCCTCGACGAGAACCCGGCTCCGATCCTCATTCCCGACCACCGGGTCCGAGACGGGCCGAGCGCTGCACCGCCGGCGGTCGAACAGAAGCTCCGCTCGCTCGAGGAACTGTAA
- a CDS encoding indole-3-glycerol-phosphate synthase, which translates to MNSETELAPPVASILEAADERSSPDGRVDVDARPFDEAIARADADGRVPLIAEVKPTSPTADGTREDDPVELAQAMVDGGAAAISVLTEPTHFGGSPEALTEIREAVDVPVLRKDFLLREEHLDLVEADLVLLIVRFVDDLEGLLTAARERGFQPLVEVHDEAELETALEAGAELVGVNNRDLAKLEVDLETFESVAPKARRITRLENANSEGLPESLEPCERTDGSHADGDAVSSVPNDVTLVAESGVSSPADVRRMRAAGADALLVGSAIMDHGAGETDVEANTRRLTEASGNCDGDANEIEHT; encoded by the coding sequence ATGAACTCCGAGACGGAACTGGCTCCCCCGGTGGCGTCGATTCTCGAGGCCGCCGACGAGCGCTCGAGTCCGGACGGCCGGGTCGACGTCGACGCGCGGCCGTTCGACGAGGCGATCGCGCGGGCGGACGCCGACGGGCGGGTCCCGCTGATCGCCGAAGTGAAGCCGACGAGTCCCACCGCCGACGGAACGCGCGAGGACGATCCCGTCGAACTCGCACAGGCGATGGTCGACGGCGGCGCGGCGGCGATCTCGGTCCTCACGGAACCGACCCACTTCGGTGGCTCGCCCGAGGCGCTGACAGAGATCCGGGAAGCCGTCGACGTCCCCGTCCTTCGGAAAGACTTCCTCTTGCGCGAGGAACACCTCGACCTCGTCGAGGCCGACCTCGTCCTCCTGATCGTCCGATTTGTCGACGACCTCGAGGGGTTGCTCACCGCTGCTCGCGAGCGAGGCTTCCAGCCGCTCGTCGAAGTCCACGACGAGGCCGAACTCGAGACCGCACTCGAGGCCGGTGCTGAACTCGTCGGTGTGAACAATCGGGATCTGGCGAAACTTGAGGTCGACCTCGAAACCTTCGAGTCGGTCGCTCCCAAAGCGAGGCGCATAACGCGCCTCGAGAACGCGAATAGCGAGGGACTCCCCGAGTCCCTCGAACCATGCGAGCGAACCGATGGTTCGCACGCAGACGGCGACGCCGTAAGCAGCGTTCCCAACGACGTGACGCTGGTCGCCGAAAGCGGCGTCTCCTCGCCCGCAGACGTACGACGGATGCGCGCGGCGGGCGCAGACGCCCTGCTCGTCGGCAGCGCGATCATGGACCACGGCGCGGGCGAGACCGACGTCGAGGCGAACACCCGGCGGCTGACCGAGGCGAGCGGCAACTGTGACGGCGACGCGAACGAGATCGAACACACATGA